The nucleotide window TCTATGGATGGTCTATGATGACAATATCATTTATTTcaattccatattttttcttgaaaatgtATGCTTTTATAGGAATTTTACAAACAGAAGTACAAAACACTtgccaaacaattaaaattagatctaaacaattgggaaaacattgattgctcatgggtaggacaagctaacataataaaaatgaccattctaaccaaattattttacttatttagagCCACATctatcaaactttaaaaaatatatctatcaaacttttaaaaaaaatgactccaGCAATTGTGGTTGATTCTGTAATtcacttctttttaaaacaaaaaaaaaatccaagtacaCAGTTAATTGAGAGGCCCTGGCAGTCTCAGTGACTGAGGCACAGAGTCCAGAAAATGTTTTAACAATCTATGATTCCATATTTACACAGTAGTCCACAAAGGGTTTCAGTCAATGGACTATTcaagaaaataagtttattgccataaaattgggcaaatagtttttaatgattgccttcatttccccttcattagaggtgaggtctcccttttcatctttgatactgttaatttggttttcttctttcctttaattagatttaccattactttgtgtattttatctcttttttttcaaagtaccagcttctagtcttatttattaattcaatagttcttttactttctattttattaatttctctcttgatttttagcatttctaatttagttttcatctggggatttttaatttgttcgctttctagttttttaagtggcatgcccaattcactaatctctgctctccctgatttgttaatatatgcactcagtgatataaattttccccttagaactactttggctgcatcccataggtttgggtaagaagtctcatcattgtcattgtcttcaatgaaattattgtttctatgatttgttctttcactaatttattttggagaatattatttaatttccaatttgtttctggtttgcctgtccatgtattcttactactaattatttttttttgcattatgatctgatatggttgcatttattaattctgctttttggcatttttgtcatgtttctatgccctagtacatggtcaatctttgtgaatgttccatgtgttgctgaaaagaaagtatattcctttttgcccctatttatttttctccacatatcaattaactctaatttttctagggtttcatttatctctcttatcacttatttattttttggtttgatatatctagatctaataggggaaggttgaggtcccccactagtatagttttgctatctatttcttccttgagatcCACTAGTtactcctttagaaatttggaagttataccttttggtgcatacatgttgagtactgatatttttttttcactgtttatactaccttttattaggatgtagttactttctctatctcttttaaccagatctatttttactttggctctgtcagagatcatgatggcaacccctgccttctttttctcatttgaagtccaatagattttgctccatcctttcagtGTTGCTCTATGAATGTCTGCCTGTCtcgtgtgtgtttcttgtagacaacatatggtagcatTTTGACTTCTAAtgtactctgctatttgcttgggcaagttcatcccattcacattcagagttataattatcaattttgtattcccagacattttgattctctctcctagccctatcctttcttctttcactattttcgaTGTTTGGAAACTAAATCATCTAATGCTAATAAAAGGGTGGGTCAAAGGACAAAttacagaaaaaaacaataattttattaataagaatgacaataatgagaggACATATCATATTTAATGGGATAAAGCCAAAACAGTCTTGAGGGGgtaatttatatctctaaatgttcaTATCAATAAATCTGAGAAAATTCAGATCAATGTATTTAGCGTGCAagtaaaaaagactagaaaaaaaacaaattaaaactcctcaattaaataccaaattagaaatcctaaaagttaaacgagaaattaataaaattgaaagtgaacaGTAGTACTAATTAACAATAAGATTtggtttcataaaaaaaaaaaaaacaaagaaaataaatggagggttggttgatttgattaaataaaggaaagaagaaaataaaataatcagaataaaaattgaaagtcTGTACTCACCactaataaagaagaaattaaaggaatcttTAGAAGCTATTTTGGACAATCATATGCCAGTAAGTCtgataatctaaatgaaatggatggatTTTTAGAAAAGTACAAATTTCTCAGGTTAACAAGAGAggaaataatcccatctcagaaaaagaaagtgaacaagCCATCgatgaactccttaagaaaaaattcccagagccagatggattcacaattgaattctctcagacatttaaagaataattaatcccaatttTTTGGAAAAACTctttggaaaaataggcaaagaaggaatccaaCTAAATTCTTTTCAGAAACAAAAATGGTATgattacctaagccaggaagaacaaaaacagagaaagataattatcagccaatttcattaatgaacatagatacgaaaattttaaataagatactagcaaggagattaggGAAATATATTACAAggataatttactttttttttttttttaaacccttaccttccgtcttggagtcaatactgtgtattgactccaaggcagaagagtagtaagggctaggcaatgggggtcaagtgacttgcccagggtcacacagctgggaagtgtctgaggccagatttgaacctaggacctcccgtctctaggcctgactctaaatccactgagctacccagctgcccccaataatttactttttaacaGGTGGGATTTACGCCAGAAATGCAAGGCTGGttatatattaggaaaactatcagcataactgcCCATATCAAAAAATCTAATGAACAGAAATCatatcattatctcaatagatgcaaaaaggACCTTCAACAATATACAAAACTTTTCCactttaaaaacactagaaatgggggcagctgcgtagctcagtagattgagtgtcaggcctagagacgtgaggtcctaggttcaaatccggcctcagacacttcccagctgtgtgacactgagcaagtcacttgtcccccactgcccacccttaccactcttccaccaaggaaccaatacacagaagttaaaggtttaaaaaaaaaattaaaaaaaaaaaaaagaaaaacactagaaagcatagggaAAAGGAACCactccttaaaatgataagttatACTTCCCTAAAACTCTCAGTACAATTTTTGGAAAGTAAAGCAGTTTTCAAAATCTCCCTTCTGCAGAGGTGGAGGAAGAtgtagaggagagaaggaagactgTAAGTGACCAGTCCCCATCCCTGCCAACATGGGCCAGGTGCCAAAGCTCACCCAGGGCTGCTGCTGCCACCCACAGGCTCTGGCAGGTCTCTCACCTCTGCTGTAATACTGAAATTAGGCAGAGTGGCCCAATGAACTgtgatgatgacaaaaaaaaaatgccaactGAAAGACATGGATAAAACCCAAGGTGGGGGCATCAGGAGGTGAGGCAGATCTATACAGTAAGTGgggtatttatttttgtttgtttttaaaaaaattttccatggttccatgattcacgttcttacttttcccttcatcccccctcccacagccaatgcacatttcccccgttttaacatgtcattgatcaagacctaaagTAAATGGTTTTATGTTACAGATGACTGGCAGTTTAAAGAGTCTCTTCCCAGCGccccagctgccccagctcaAAGAAGCCAAagcaagggagaagaggagaggagaacgATATGGTGGTGCATGCAGGGTCAGAAGCAGCAGGCTGGACAGGCTCAGATAAGCCCTCGAAGTCTCTTGTAGTCTTCTAAGCTCAGAGACCTTCTTGGAGCAGCATCCTTGGCCAGGGGAGCCCTTGCTGTGATGGCCAGCGTCTTTGTTTCTGAACTGGGAACTTGCAAGTCTATCTTCACATCAAAGTCATGCACTTTGAAGAGGTCCCCTGAGAGGTCACTGGCTGACTTAGAATTGGACTCTTTGTCCTTTCCCTGCCCCTTGTTCATCTCCTTAGGAGCATCTGGTAATGTGCCAGAGCCGTATTTTGCATTGAGCTGGGCCAAGATGGCAGCTTGAACAGCAGGGTCTCTGGAATTGGAGACAATAGTTGGTTTGCACTGCCGCCTGGTGAAGGGATCCGCCTGCTGATTCTTCATGTGGTGACTTTCCGCCACAAGGGCCTTCTGAGACTCCACAATATTCCATTCTCGATTTCGTCGATTGATGTAACTAATGGCGGAAATAGTCTTTGTTCTTTGGCAATGAAGGGCCTCTGCCCTATCCTCTAGCTCATTCAGCTGACCTTGGATTTGCTTTGCTTTGTCTTGGTCTCCCAAGTCTTCTGCCAGGGCCTTGTCCTTCAGAAGCTGTGTTTTTTTCATGGCATAGTTGGGCGGAGCTTTTCTGAATCTCGCTTTCGCTTTTACAATCTCTTCAATGTCCTGATCATTGAATTGATAATTCAAAGCTTCTTTAATGGACACTTCCTTCTTGTTAATCTCATCCAAGGTAGGCAGCTGCATGCCAGCAGAGAACAtcccttctttccatttcatGAATTCACTTTCTGTGAACTCTTGATTCGAGACAAACTCCAGGCGGAACACACGCTGCTCACTGCCATGTCTCAACTGTAATCCCTTGTTTGTCCTAATGCCACCCAACTGGTAAACCTTGGCTGTTTCCACCACACCAGTGATTTCAGCAACCCTATAGACAGGCTTACCATCATGATTCCCAGTGCCAATTCGTACAAAACATCCAGTGACAGTCTTAGCAAAAAAAGGCATGTGACACCATTGTTCCAATTTGTGCCGTGATAATCGCACCTGGTTCAGCTCTTTAGGCAGGGAAACTGGCTGGGACTTTGGAGCAACCTCTTCCTCATCAGAAGATGTGGTCCACGATGAGCCATCAGTCTTCTCCCTGGACTgatcatcctcttcctcctctttttcatcGGAGTAGACTTCACTTGTTTTTAATGGCTGTTTTTTGGCAAGCAGCTCAGCTattctgtttttccatttttttctctctgctttcagttcttccatggCCTGAGACTTTCTGTCTAGTTTTTCACCCCTCTTGGAATGCCGCTCCTCGTTATGGCACACGTCCAGGGACTCTTGAATCTGTGggagttttttcttctcttcttctttcttttttccttgcttAGCcggttttaattttttcttcatttgaaatctTCTCTTAAGCACcgctctcttttctttcctgctAAATAGTGCCtgttccctctccttctctgtcaTTTGTTCTAAATGGGCCCTGTCTTCTTCATCTCCCATGAGGTCTTCTCCATATGCACCCTGAGACTCCTCATCCTCAGAGGACGAATCGGAATCCCAGCTGGAGGAGGAACTGTTACTGTGGGAGTCAGACACTTCTTCTTCAGGGGCTGAACTCTCAGCTGAGCTCCCTTTGTCAGAGCTACCTGAGGAAGCAG belongs to Gracilinanus agilis isolate LMUSP501 chromosome 5, AgileGrace, whole genome shotgun sequence and includes:
- the LOC123249838 gene encoding RNA polymerase-associated protein RTF1 homolog, translated to MDLCTGSNAVNRDSSEGFMLEYDFLYLNHISCVGRAKAAETEAVEFLTLAGGQERSPGSRVWSRSSWATMVNKRKLQVVMDSDTEDSPRDKNVHQQLLSLAKRKRCDSEEKEQPVHQPAASSGSGTAKSDDEWTVGRSQNKKKGKTGRIEKKGTMKRQTNKAASSGSSDKGSSAESSAPEEEVSDSHSNSSSSSWDSDSSSEDEESQGAYGEDLMGDEEDRAHLEQMTEKEREQALFSRKEKRAVLKRRFQMKKKLKPAKQGKKKEEEKKKLPQIQESLDVCHNEERHSKRGEKLDRKSQAMEELKAERKKWKNRIAELLAKKQPLKTSEVYSDEKEEEEDDQSREKTDGSSWTTSSDEEEVAPKSQPVSLPKELNQVRLSRHKLEQWCHMPFFAKTVTGCFVRIGTGNHDGKPVYRVAEITGVVETAKVYQLGGIRTNKGLQLRHGSEQRVFRLEFVSNQEFTESEFMKWKEGMFSAGMQLPTLDEINKKEVSIKEALNYQFNDQDIEEIVKAKARFRKAPPNYAMKKTQLLKDKALAEDLGDQDKAKQIQGQLNELEDRAEALHCQRTKTISAISYINRRNREWNIVESQKALVAESHHMKNQQADPFTRRQCKPTIVSNSRDPAVQAAILAQLNAKYGSGTLPDAPKEMNKGQGKDKESNSKSASDLSGDLFKVHDFDVKIDLQVPSSETKTLAITARAPLAKDAAPRRSLSLEDYKRLRGLI